One Thermococcus kodakarensis KOD1 genomic window carries:
- a CDS encoding magnesium-dependent phosphatase-1, whose translation MRLLILDLDGTLWDHEDASRLTPPYEFHGDYLVDAYGEELHLFPGVREFLDWASERFLLSIASWNVEEKVRPILEGFGLWDYFLFPKIEGHPNKADMIRRTIEELESIGYTIDDVIYVDDRAIHVDKIKQELPDVDFIHMWVDVKSFEELKQLLEKLD comes from the coding sequence ATGAGGTTATTGATTCTTGACCTTGATGGAACTCTCTGGGATCATGAAGACGCTTCTCGACTTACTCCACCCTACGAGTTTCATGGCGATTACCTCGTCGATGCCTACGGTGAGGAACTGCACCTTTTTCCAGGCGTCCGCGAGTTTCTTGACTGGGCCAGCGAACGCTTTCTCCTCTCAATAGCCAGCTGGAACGTGGAGGAGAAAGTGAGGCCCATCCTCGAAGGCTTTGGCCTCTGGGACTACTTCCTGTTCCCGAAAATCGAGGGACACCCCAACAAGGCGGACATGATACGAAGAACCATTGAGGAGCTCGAATCGATTGGTTATACAATCGACGACGTCATCTACGTTGACGATAGGGCAATCCACGTGGACAAGATTAAACAGGAACTGCCAGATGTTGACTTCATCCACATGTGGGTTGATGTAAAGTCTTTTGAGGAGCTTAAACAACTCCTTGAAAAGCTGGACTGA
- a CDS encoding DUF366 family protein, producing MELLIVKDKRIDYDGSAIQSHWAYRNFGILGDSIVIFRGKCDVKVEEMIDIEDLRQSKEIKSHDMVHYIIEVFDLVNTLFASTLQKLFIARLCEVLGEYGVKTQRKGDDIYVNGKKLSISIATVSPVSVKMHIGINVEARGIPEGVDAIGLKELGVTDVDEFMEKTGKALVEEFNKVKRDSLKVRWAQ from the coding sequence ATGGAACTTCTTATCGTCAAGGACAAAAGAATAGACTACGACGGCTCTGCAATCCAGAGCCACTGGGCCTACAGAAACTTTGGAATCCTCGGCGACTCGATAGTGATCTTCCGCGGGAAATGCGACGTTAAAGTGGAGGAGATGATTGACATCGAAGACCTCCGTCAGAGCAAGGAGATAAAGAGCCACGACATGGTGCACTACATCATCGAGGTTTTTGACCTTGTAAACACACTCTTTGCCTCGACGCTCCAGAAGCTCTTCATAGCAAGGCTGTGCGAGGTTCTGGGTGAGTACGGAGTAAAGACTCAAAGGAAGGGCGACGACATCTATGTGAACGGAAAGAAGCTCAGCATCTCGATAGCCACGGTCTCTCCCGTCAGTGTGAAGATGCACATCGGCATAAACGTCGAGGCCAGGGGAATTCCAGAGGGCGTTGACGCGATAGGCCTGAAAGAGCTTGGGGTAACCGACGTTGATGAGTTCATGGAGAAGACTGGTAAGGCCCTCGTTGAGGAGTTCAACAAGGTAAAGAGGGACAGCCTCAAGGTAAGGTGGGCTCAGTAG
- a CDS encoding membrane protein, with the protein MDFSWVPYAVIGASIIVGTIWFTKYLGQEWAWVNRKLIHFSIVPAILMFYYGLIPKEVFAPAAFAFGLTQLWPHLKRSEFSWYQLQNNYGEVFFALSAAGISYFMPRNYSTALLLAMAISDGVTGIIRHHYFRRNGFNVKLKKHWTGSLGYLVTAVIIAIALLEGSTIGKIGWAFVLMLAEYQPWVDDNLAVPLVGSLLYFFY; encoded by the coding sequence GTGGACTTCAGCTGGGTTCCCTATGCCGTTATTGGAGCTTCAATCATAGTCGGGACGATCTGGTTTACAAAGTACCTAGGGCAGGAATGGGCCTGGGTGAACAGGAAGCTCATACACTTCAGCATTGTTCCAGCAATACTGATGTTCTATTATGGGCTCATTCCGAAAGAGGTATTCGCACCAGCGGCCTTCGCCTTCGGCCTCACACAGCTGTGGCCCCACCTAAAACGGAGCGAATTCTCGTGGTATCAGCTCCAGAACAACTACGGTGAAGTGTTCTTCGCTCTTTCCGCCGCTGGAATAAGTTACTTCATGCCAAGAAACTATTCAACGGCCCTGCTTTTGGCGATGGCAATAAGCGACGGAGTTACCGGGATAATCAGGCACCACTACTTCAGGCGGAACGGCTTCAACGTAAAGCTCAAAAAGCACTGGACTGGGAGTTTAGGCTACCTAGTAACGGCAGTTATAATCGCGATTGCCCTTCTCGAAGGGAGCACAATAGGAAAAATAGGGTGGGCATTCGTGCTCATGCTGGCTGAATACCAGCCGTGGGTGGACGACAACCTCGCGGTTCCCCTCGTTGGGTCTCTACTCTATTTCTTCTACTGA
- the lysS gene encoding lysine--tRNA ligase has translation MVHWADYMAEKIIRERGDKEEYVVESGITPSGYVHIGNFREFFTAYIVGHALRDRGKRVRHIHMWDDYDRFRKVPKNVPPEWKEHLTKPVREVPDPWGCHESYADHFMSLFEEEISKLGIEADFLHASELYKSGEYAKEIRLALEKRDEIKAILDKYRERAKQPPLEDSWQPVMIYCPHCRKEAEFVSWDGEWKVSYKCPHCGAEGETDIREGNVKLRWRVDWPMRWAHFKVDFEPAGKDHLAAGSSYDTGKEIVEKVFGWKAPLTLMYEFVGIKGQKGKMSGSKGNVILLSDLYEVLEPGIIRFIYAKARPNKELRIDLGLGLLNLYDEFDRVERIYFGLEHAKNPEEEEELKRTYELSMPKLPERLVAQAPFRFLVTLVQMPHLDEDGIIRILQEQGHVPENLTDDDIERIKLRIRLAKNWVEKYAPDDVKFSLLERPPEIELRPEIREAMLEVAEWLEEHERFSVDELNNVIFDAAKKRGIPSKEWFKALYNIFIGKDRGPRLAPFLASLNREFVIKRLRLEG, from the coding sequence ATGGTTCACTGGGCTGACTACATGGCCGAGAAGATCATCAGGGAAAGGGGCGACAAGGAGGAGTACGTGGTAGAGAGCGGAATAACCCCGAGCGGTTACGTTCACATAGGCAACTTCCGCGAGTTCTTTACCGCTTACATCGTTGGACACGCCCTCAGGGACAGGGGCAAGAGGGTCAGGCACATCCACATGTGGGACGACTACGACCGCTTTAGGAAGGTTCCCAAGAACGTCCCACCCGAATGGAAAGAGCACCTCACGAAGCCGGTCCGCGAGGTTCCGGACCCCTGGGGCTGCCATGAGAGCTACGCGGACCACTTCATGAGCCTCTTCGAGGAGGAAATCTCAAAGCTTGGCATTGAGGCTGACTTTCTCCACGCGAGCGAGTTGTACAAGAGCGGCGAATATGCCAAGGAGATAAGGCTCGCCCTTGAGAAGAGGGACGAGATAAAGGCCATTCTCGACAAGTACCGCGAGAGGGCAAAGCAGCCGCCACTCGAAGACTCCTGGCAGCCGGTCATGATCTACTGCCCACACTGCAGGAAGGAAGCTGAGTTCGTCTCCTGGGACGGCGAGTGGAAGGTGTCTTATAAGTGCCCCCACTGCGGCGCTGAGGGCGAGACTGATATCAGAGAAGGCAACGTCAAGCTCCGCTGGCGCGTTGACTGGCCGATGAGATGGGCTCACTTTAAGGTTGACTTCGAGCCAGCGGGTAAGGATCACCTGGCCGCTGGAAGCTCCTACGACACTGGAAAGGAGATAGTGGAGAAGGTCTTTGGCTGGAAGGCACCTCTGACACTCATGTATGAGTTCGTCGGCATAAAGGGCCAGAAGGGCAAGATGAGCGGGAGCAAGGGTAACGTGATTTTACTTTCCGACCTCTACGAGGTTCTTGAGCCCGGAATAATCCGCTTCATCTACGCAAAGGCCAGACCGAACAAGGAGCTGAGGATAGACCTCGGCCTCGGTCTGCTCAACCTCTACGACGAGTTCGACAGGGTCGAGCGCATCTACTTCGGCCTTGAGCATGCAAAGAATCCCGAAGAGGAAGAAGAGCTGAAGAGGACGTACGAGCTTTCGATGCCGAAGCTCCCGGAGAGGCTGGTGGCTCAGGCACCCTTCCGATTCCTGGTTACCCTCGTCCAGATGCCGCACCTCGATGAGGACGGGATAATAAGGATTCTCCAGGAGCAGGGCCATGTCCCGGAGAACCTCACCGATGATGACATCGAGAGGATAAAGCTTCGCATACGCCTGGCCAAGAACTGGGTCGAGAAGTACGCACCAGACGACGTTAAGTTCTCGCTCCTCGAAAGGCCTCCCGAGATAGAGCTCAGGCCCGAAATTAGGGAAGCAATGCTCGAAGTTGCAGAGTGGCTTGAGGAGCACGAGAGGTTCAGCGTCGATGAGCTGAACAACGTTATCTTCGACGCGGCAAAGAAGCGTGGTA